The following proteins come from a genomic window of Populus nigra chromosome 6, ddPopNigr1.1, whole genome shotgun sequence:
- the LOC133696395 gene encoding SAC3 family protein A-like isoform X1 has product MMVMNQGVNAQTIASVDPNSREGRYVVDANQGKKSYIPSVNGSETAPWTTHRVDNHSTENGILSNSSYHHDQQTQQPARNAQDSLSTTSLSSSSTQGTTNVVQQDYSSYAAYNPTDPYGYGSTGYSTSYYNNGYQQQTNHSYSQQQPNHSYSQQQPSHSYSQQQQPSHSYSQQQQPSHSYSSTVGAYQNTGAPYQPLSSFQNTGSYTGTTSYSTTYYNPGDYQTAGGYPSSGYNNQTTLWNDPNYANYTSQQYSTYAPDTTSAYSSGTAASTSMNNEQHYKQWADYYSQTEVICAPGTEHLSAASTSNQGSAVSGVYPTSSTQPPSSFTPTSQRTESASSDLPSLQTSATISSAHDGWKQGAPSFQIHHASPTQPHFQYSLDSKASYDNFQEQQQTAHQGPNSQFPAAHQVTQSYQSPLPNAPSLDTRRVNMMQIPTNPRIASNLALGLSKTDKDGSVTNAAAKPAYISVSMPKPNNKVLSNDTTISMLKPGMFPKSLCHYVERAFDLCKDDTQRIACQAIMKEIITKATANGTLNTLDWDAEPLFAIPNSEAVNVESSQYSTPVSSVPKYKRSPSRRSKSRWEPLPEEKSVDKSVSTSNDIVKYGGWDRKAPSANSESKENAVNNVKFSLSEQKRPSKNNQRPVKRQHLADGLDAAYNDASSDSDKEQGLTAYYSSAISIANTPEEKKRRESRSKRFEKGQGYQTEVNYFKPKNTGAGNLYSRRASASMLSKSFDDSGSKAVEDIDWDALTVKGTCQEIEKRYLRLTSAPDPSTVRPEEVLEKALLMVQNSQKNYLYKCDQLKSIRQDLTVQRIQNQLTVKVYETHARLALEAGDLPEYNQCQSQLKTLYAEGIEGRHMEFAAYNLLCVILHSNNNRDLVSSMSRLTEGTKKDKAVKHALAVRAAVTSGNYVMFFRLYKEAPNLNTCLMDLYVEKMRYKAVSCMSWSYRPTIPVSYIAQVLGFSSASDGNDEKDSDGSGLEECVEWMKAHGACLTTDNNGEMQLDTKASSSSLYMPEPEDAVAHGDANLAVNDFLTRTSL; this is encoded by the exons ATGATGGTGATGAATCAAGGAGTCAATGCGCAAACCATAGCTTCGGTGGACCCTAATTCACGCGAG GGTCGATATGTTGTTGATGCGAACCAAGGGAAGAAATCTTATATTCCCTCAGTTAATGGATCTGAAACTGCACCATGGACCACGCATAGAGTGGATAATCACTCCACAGAGAATGGAATCCTTTCAAATTCCAGTTATCACCATGATCAGCAAACACAGCAGCCTGCAAGAAATGCTCAAGATAGTTTGAGCACGACATCCCTTTCTAGTTCATCGACTCAAGGAACAACTAATGTAGTGCAACAAGATTACAGTAGTTATGCAGCATACAACCCTACAGATCCATATGGTTATGGAAGCACTGGATATTCAACAAGTTACTATAATAATGGTTATCAGCAGCAAACCAACCATTCATACTCTCAGCAACAACCAAACCATTCATACTCTCAGCAGCAACCTAGCCATTCATACTCTCAGCAGCAGCAACCTAGCCATTCATACTCTCAGCAGCAACAACCTAGCCATTCTTACTCGTCGACTGTAGGAGCATATCAAAACACAGGTGCTCCTTATCAGCCTCTTTCCTCATTTCAGAATACAGGGTCATATACTGGGACAACAAGTTATTCAACCACTTACTACAATCCTGGTGATTATCAGACAGCTGGAGGTTACCCAAGCAGTGGATACAATAATCAGACTACCTTGTGGAACGATCCCAATTATGCAAATTATACATCTCAACAGTATTCAACCTATGCTCCAGATACAACAAGTGCTTATAGTTCCGGTACTGCAGCTTCAACATCAATGAACAACGAGCAGCACTACAAGCAATGGGCTGATTATTACAGTCAAACAGAAGTTATTTGTGCTCCCGGGACAGAACACCTGTCTGCTGCTAGCACATCTAACCAGGGAAGTGCCGTGTCTGGTGTGTATCCTACTTCCAGCACCCAGCCTCCCTCATCTTTCACCCCGACATCTCAGAGGACTGAATCTGCGTCTTCTGATTTGCCTTCTTTGCAG ACCAGTGCAACTATCAGTAGTGCTCATGATGGCTGGAAACAAGGGGCTCCAAGTTTTCAAATTCACCATGCTAGTCCTACGCAACCACACTTTCAATATTCTCTTGATTCAAAAGCTTCATATGATAATTTTCAGGAACAACAACAGACTGCTCATCAAGGTCCTAATTCACAATTTCCTGCTGCTCATCAGGTGACCCAGAGTTATCAATCACCTCTGCCAAATGCTCCATCTTTAGATACTCGAAGGGTAAACATGATGCAGATTCCAACAAATCCTAGAATTGCTTCAAATTTAGCTTTGGGCTTATCAAAAACCGATAAGGATGGCTCTGTGACCAATGCAGCAGCAAAACCTGCTTATATTAGTGTGTCGATGCCAAAGCCAAACAACAAAGTGTTGTCCAATGACACAACTATTTCCATGCTTAAG CCTGGAATGTTCCCTAAGTCACTGTGTCATTATGTTGAAAGGGCTTTCGATCTCTGTAAAGATGACACACAAAGGATAGCTTGTCAGGCTATCATGAAGGAG ATCATCACGAAGGCAACTGCCAATGGTACACTTAACACTCTAGACTGGGATGCGGAGCCTCTTTTTGCAATACCAAATTCTGAGGCTGTCAATGTGGA GAGTTCACAATATTCCACTCCTGTTTCTTCAGTACCGAAGTATAAAAGGAGTCCAAGCAGACGATCTAAAAGTAGGTGGGAGCCTTTACCAGAAGAGAAATCAGTAGACAAATCTGTTTCCACCAGTAATGATATTGTAAAATATGGTGGTTGGGACAGAAAG GCTCCTAGTGCGAATTCTGAGAGCAAGGAGAATGCTGTGAATAATGTGAAGTTTTCTTTATCGGAGCAGAAACGTCCAAGCAAAAATAATCAGAGGCCAGTTAAGAGGCAACATCTTGCTGATGGTTTGGATGCTGCTTATAACGATGCATCAAGTGACAGTGATAAGGAGCAAGGTTTAACTGCTTATTATTCTAGTGCAATATCAATTGCCAATACAccagaggaaaaaaagagacgTGAGAGTCGCTCTAAGAGATTTGAAAAGGGACAAGGATATCAAACTGAAGTTAATTATTTCAAACCAAAAAATACTGGTGCTGGGAACTTGTACAGTCGGCGGGCGAGTGCATCGATGCTTAGCAAAAGCTTTGATGACAGTGGAAGCAAAGCTGTTGAAGACATTGATTGGGATGCACTAACTGTCAAGGGTACCTGCCAAGAAATCGAGAAACGTTATCTGCGCCTTACTTCTGCACCTGATCCCTCCACT GTGAGACCAGAAGAAGTGCTAGAAAAGGCTCTGCTTATGGTTCAGAATTCTCAAAAGAACTACCTTTATAAATGCGATCAATTAAAATCTATTCGTCAAGATCTAACTGTACAACGAATACAGAATCAGCTGACAGTTAAG GTGTATGAAACGCATGCTCGATTAGCACTGGAAGCAGGGGACTTGCCCGAGTATAATCAG TGTCAATCCCAGTTGAAAACCCTCTATGCTGAAGGAATTGAAGGACGTCATATGGAGTTTGCAGCTTATAACTTACTGTGTGTTATATTGCACTCGAATAACAATAGAGATCTTGTATCATCGATGTCAAG ATTAACCGAGGGAACAAAGAAGGATAAAGCTGTTAAACATGCTCTTGCAGTTCGTGCAGCTGTCACTTCAGGAAACTATGTAATGTTCTTCAGACTTTATAAGGAGGCGCCTAACTTGAACACTTGCCTTATGG ATCTCTATGTTGAAAAGATGCGGTACAAGGCTGTGAGTTGCATGTCCTGGTCATATCGCCCTACAATACCAGTTTCCTACATTGCACAGGTTCTGGGCTTTTCTAGTGCGAGTGATGGGAATGATGAGAAGGACTCAGATGGGTCAGGATTAGAGGAGTGTGTGGAATGGATGAAGGCCCACGGTGCTTGCCTTACCACAGATAACAATGGAGAGATGCAGCTTGATACAAAG GCTTCATCTTCCAGTCTATATATGCCAGAACCTGAAGATGCTGTGGCCCATGGAGACGCTAACCTGGCTGTTAATGATTTTCTGACACGGACATCCTTGTAG
- the LOC133696395 gene encoding SAC3 family protein A-like isoform X2, whose product MMVMNQGVNAQTIASVDPNSREGRYVVDANQGKKSYIPSVNGSETAPWTTHRVDNHSTENGILSNSSYHHDQQTQQPARNAQDSLSTTSLSSSSTQGTTNVVQQDYSSYAAYNPTDPYGYGSTGYSTSYYNNGYQQQTNHSYSQQQPNHSYSQQQPSHSYSQQQQPSHSYSQQQQPSHSYSSTVGAYQNTGAPYQPLSSFQNTGSYTGTTSYSTTYYNPGDYQTAGGYPSSGYNNQTTLWNDPNYANYTSQQYSTYAPDTTSAYSSGTAASTSMNNEQHYKQWADYYSQTEVICAPGTEHLSAASTSNQGSAVSGVYPTSSTQPPSSFTPTSQRTESASSDLPSLQTSATISSAHDGWKQGAPSFQIHHVTQSYQSPLPNAPSLDTRRVNMMQIPTNPRIASNLALGLSKTDKDGSVTNAAAKPAYISVSMPKPNNKVLSNDTTISMLKPGMFPKSLCHYVERAFDLCKDDTQRIACQAIMKEIITKATANGTLNTLDWDAEPLFAIPNSEAVNVESSQYSTPVSSVPKYKRSPSRRSKSRWEPLPEEKSVDKSVSTSNDIVKYGGWDRKAPSANSESKENAVNNVKFSLSEQKRPSKNNQRPVKRQHLADGLDAAYNDASSDSDKEQGLTAYYSSAISIANTPEEKKRRESRSKRFEKGQGYQTEVNYFKPKNTGAGNLYSRRASASMLSKSFDDSGSKAVEDIDWDALTVKGTCQEIEKRYLRLTSAPDPSTVRPEEVLEKALLMVQNSQKNYLYKCDQLKSIRQDLTVQRIQNQLTVKVYETHARLALEAGDLPEYNQCQSQLKTLYAEGIEGRHMEFAAYNLLCVILHSNNNRDLVSSMSRLTEGTKKDKAVKHALAVRAAVTSGNYVMFFRLYKEAPNLNTCLMDLYVEKMRYKAVSCMSWSYRPTIPVSYIAQVLGFSSASDGNDEKDSDGSGLEECVEWMKAHGACLTTDNNGEMQLDTKASSSSLYMPEPEDAVAHGDANLAVNDFLTRTSL is encoded by the exons ATGATGGTGATGAATCAAGGAGTCAATGCGCAAACCATAGCTTCGGTGGACCCTAATTCACGCGAG GGTCGATATGTTGTTGATGCGAACCAAGGGAAGAAATCTTATATTCCCTCAGTTAATGGATCTGAAACTGCACCATGGACCACGCATAGAGTGGATAATCACTCCACAGAGAATGGAATCCTTTCAAATTCCAGTTATCACCATGATCAGCAAACACAGCAGCCTGCAAGAAATGCTCAAGATAGTTTGAGCACGACATCCCTTTCTAGTTCATCGACTCAAGGAACAACTAATGTAGTGCAACAAGATTACAGTAGTTATGCAGCATACAACCCTACAGATCCATATGGTTATGGAAGCACTGGATATTCAACAAGTTACTATAATAATGGTTATCAGCAGCAAACCAACCATTCATACTCTCAGCAACAACCAAACCATTCATACTCTCAGCAGCAACCTAGCCATTCATACTCTCAGCAGCAGCAACCTAGCCATTCATACTCTCAGCAGCAACAACCTAGCCATTCTTACTCGTCGACTGTAGGAGCATATCAAAACACAGGTGCTCCTTATCAGCCTCTTTCCTCATTTCAGAATACAGGGTCATATACTGGGACAACAAGTTATTCAACCACTTACTACAATCCTGGTGATTATCAGACAGCTGGAGGTTACCCAAGCAGTGGATACAATAATCAGACTACCTTGTGGAACGATCCCAATTATGCAAATTATACATCTCAACAGTATTCAACCTATGCTCCAGATACAACAAGTGCTTATAGTTCCGGTACTGCAGCTTCAACATCAATGAACAACGAGCAGCACTACAAGCAATGGGCTGATTATTACAGTCAAACAGAAGTTATTTGTGCTCCCGGGACAGAACACCTGTCTGCTGCTAGCACATCTAACCAGGGAAGTGCCGTGTCTGGTGTGTATCCTACTTCCAGCACCCAGCCTCCCTCATCTTTCACCCCGACATCTCAGAGGACTGAATCTGCGTCTTCTGATTTGCCTTCTTTGCAG ACCAGTGCAACTATCAGTAGTGCTCATGATGGCTGGAAACAAGGGGCTCCAAGTTTTCAAATTCACCAT GTGACCCAGAGTTATCAATCACCTCTGCCAAATGCTCCATCTTTAGATACTCGAAGGGTAAACATGATGCAGATTCCAACAAATCCTAGAATTGCTTCAAATTTAGCTTTGGGCTTATCAAAAACCGATAAGGATGGCTCTGTGACCAATGCAGCAGCAAAACCTGCTTATATTAGTGTGTCGATGCCAAAGCCAAACAACAAAGTGTTGTCCAATGACACAACTATTTCCATGCTTAAG CCTGGAATGTTCCCTAAGTCACTGTGTCATTATGTTGAAAGGGCTTTCGATCTCTGTAAAGATGACACACAAAGGATAGCTTGTCAGGCTATCATGAAGGAG ATCATCACGAAGGCAACTGCCAATGGTACACTTAACACTCTAGACTGGGATGCGGAGCCTCTTTTTGCAATACCAAATTCTGAGGCTGTCAATGTGGA GAGTTCACAATATTCCACTCCTGTTTCTTCAGTACCGAAGTATAAAAGGAGTCCAAGCAGACGATCTAAAAGTAGGTGGGAGCCTTTACCAGAAGAGAAATCAGTAGACAAATCTGTTTCCACCAGTAATGATATTGTAAAATATGGTGGTTGGGACAGAAAG GCTCCTAGTGCGAATTCTGAGAGCAAGGAGAATGCTGTGAATAATGTGAAGTTTTCTTTATCGGAGCAGAAACGTCCAAGCAAAAATAATCAGAGGCCAGTTAAGAGGCAACATCTTGCTGATGGTTTGGATGCTGCTTATAACGATGCATCAAGTGACAGTGATAAGGAGCAAGGTTTAACTGCTTATTATTCTAGTGCAATATCAATTGCCAATACAccagaggaaaaaaagagacgTGAGAGTCGCTCTAAGAGATTTGAAAAGGGACAAGGATATCAAACTGAAGTTAATTATTTCAAACCAAAAAATACTGGTGCTGGGAACTTGTACAGTCGGCGGGCGAGTGCATCGATGCTTAGCAAAAGCTTTGATGACAGTGGAAGCAAAGCTGTTGAAGACATTGATTGGGATGCACTAACTGTCAAGGGTACCTGCCAAGAAATCGAGAAACGTTATCTGCGCCTTACTTCTGCACCTGATCCCTCCACT GTGAGACCAGAAGAAGTGCTAGAAAAGGCTCTGCTTATGGTTCAGAATTCTCAAAAGAACTACCTTTATAAATGCGATCAATTAAAATCTATTCGTCAAGATCTAACTGTACAACGAATACAGAATCAGCTGACAGTTAAG GTGTATGAAACGCATGCTCGATTAGCACTGGAAGCAGGGGACTTGCCCGAGTATAATCAG TGTCAATCCCAGTTGAAAACCCTCTATGCTGAAGGAATTGAAGGACGTCATATGGAGTTTGCAGCTTATAACTTACTGTGTGTTATATTGCACTCGAATAACAATAGAGATCTTGTATCATCGATGTCAAG ATTAACCGAGGGAACAAAGAAGGATAAAGCTGTTAAACATGCTCTTGCAGTTCGTGCAGCTGTCACTTCAGGAAACTATGTAATGTTCTTCAGACTTTATAAGGAGGCGCCTAACTTGAACACTTGCCTTATGG ATCTCTATGTTGAAAAGATGCGGTACAAGGCTGTGAGTTGCATGTCCTGGTCATATCGCCCTACAATACCAGTTTCCTACATTGCACAGGTTCTGGGCTTTTCTAGTGCGAGTGATGGGAATGATGAGAAGGACTCAGATGGGTCAGGATTAGAGGAGTGTGTGGAATGGATGAAGGCCCACGGTGCTTGCCTTACCACAGATAACAATGGAGAGATGCAGCTTGATACAAAG GCTTCATCTTCCAGTCTATATATGCCAGAACCTGAAGATGCTGTGGCCCATGGAGACGCTAACCTGGCTGTTAATGATTTTCTGACACGGACATCCTTGTAG
- the LOC133696404 gene encoding uncharacterized protein LOC133696404: protein MATLPSSPSLQLSATAAATHFPSPRAAFPIRSHVPKHSFTTRATTDDNKPGTTQEPDSKPGSESDDQFESRLSQVRLRYRSGTGKKAELRKAKKGKSSSGSGSGMYLPPVPLKESVSGGLKVELGFSPYSERVNGRIAILGLSALLLVELATGKSVINYHTPAIVLIQVYFVTAVTALYVKYEKEKVSIWPESAPSKD, encoded by the coding sequence ATGGCTACACTACCATCTTCACCCTCTCTGCAACTCTCAGCAACGGCAGCAGCAACTCATTTCCCTTCCCCACGCGCCGCATTCCCGATCAGATCCCACGTGCCCAAACACTCCTTCACCACCCGTGCGACCACAGATGACAACAAACCAGGCACAACCCAAGAACCCGATTCCAAACCCGGGTCCGAATCTGATGATCAATTCGAGAGCCGCTTGTCCCAGGTTCGACTTCGATACCGAAGCGGGACCGGCAAGAAAGCAGAGCTCCGGAAAGCTAAGAAAGGGAAATCCTCATCTGGGTCAGGGTCAGGAATGTACCTTCCTCCAGTTCCTTTAAAAGAATCGGTTTCTGGTGGGTTAAAAGTGGAACTCGGGTTTAGCCCGTATAGTGAACGGGTTAACGGGAGGATCGCAATTCTGGGGTTATCAGCTTTGTTATTAGTAGAGCTTGCAACGGGTAAAAGTGTAATTAACTATCACACACCAGCAATTGTGTTGATTCAGGTTTATTTTGTAACCGCGGTTACTGCTTTGTATGTCAAGTACGAGAAGGAGAAAGTTAGCATCTGGCCTGAATCCGCCCCTAGTAAGGATTGA